Genomic DNA from Bombina bombina isolate aBomBom1 unplaced genomic scaffold, aBomBom1.pri scaffold_2215, whole genome shotgun sequence:
ATCTGAAGATGCAACATCCATACgccctgtacagtgagaatataaTTGTATTGTGTGTACCCTACATGCCTCACAGACAACATATGTGCATACTCGCCTGTAACCTGTGTAActtgtgtgcctcagacacaacatatttcTACACTTACCTGTAAAACGTAttactcagacacaacatatgtgtacaTCAAACTGTAATcttcatccctcagacacaccacaaaTGCACTCACCTGTaatcttcatccctctgacacaacaaacatgcacactcacctgtaaccttcatccctctgacacaacatacatgcacactcacctgtaatctgcatccctctgacacaacatacatgcactcacctgtaaccttcatccttctgacacaacatacatgcacactcacctgtaaccttcatccctctgacacaacatacatgcacactcacctgtaaccttcattcctctgacacaacatacatgcacactcacctgtaaccttcattcctctgacacaacatacatgcacactcacctgtaaccttcattcctctgacacaacatacatgcacacttacctgtaaccttcatccctcagacacaccacaaatgcacactcacctgtaaccttcatccctctgacacaacatacatgcacacttatctgtaaccttcatccctctgacacaacatacatgcacacttatctgtaaccttcatccctctgacacaacatacatacacttacctgtaaccttcatccctctgacacaacatacatgcacactcacctgtaaccttcatccctctgacacaacatacatgcacactcacctgtaaccttcatccctctgacacaacatacatgcacactcgcctgtaaccttcattcctctgacacaacatacatgcacacttacctgtaaccttcatccctctgacacaacatacatgcacactcacctgtaaccttcatccctctgacacaacatacatgcacactcacctgtaaccttcatccctctgacacaacatacatgcacactcacctgtaaccttcatccctcagacacaccacaaaTGCATTCATCTGTaatcttcatccctctgacacaacacaaatgcacacttacatgtaatcttcatccctcagacacaacatacatgcacactcacctgtaatcttcatccctctgacacaacatacatgcatactcacctgtaaccttcatccctctgacacaacatacatgcacactcacctgtaaccttcatccctctgacacaacatacatgcatactcacctgtaaccttcatccctctgacacaacatacatgcacactcacctgtaatcttcatccctcagacacaccacaaaTGCACTCACCTGTaatcttcatccctctgacacaacacaaatgcacacttacatgtaatcttcatccctcagacacaccacaaaTGCACTCACCTGTaatcttcatccctctgacacaacatacatgcacactcacctgtaaccttcatccctctgacacaacatacatgcacactcacctgtaaccttcatccctctgacacaacatacatgcacactcacctgtaaccttcatccctctgacacaacatacatgcacactcacctttaaccttcattcctctgacacaacatacatgcacactcacctttaaccttcattcctctgacacaacatacatgcacactcacctttaaccttcattcctctgacacaacatacatgcacactcacctgtaaccttcattcctctgacacaacatacatgcacactcacctgtaaccttcatccctctgacacaacatacatgcacactcacctgtaaccttcatccctctgacacaacatacatgcacactcacctgtaaccttcatccctctgacacaacatacatgcacactcacctgtaaccttcatccctctaacacaacatacatgcacgctcacctgtaaccttcaaccctctgacacaacatacatgcacacttatctgtaaccttcatccctctgacacaacatacatgcacactcacctgtaatctgcatccttcagacacaacacaagtgcacactcacctgagCTGATACGGTCACTGGTTTCATAATCTGGAGCTTTCACCTGAcgcctcacacacagatcttctgttatctcaactttcactatatcagcgttatcttcatctgtacaaataaagaaGATTCAGTTTTATATCCTATGATCTAGTTTTATAACTTTACCATCAAAGAGTGTGTGTATTTCTCAGATAGACAATAGCACCAAATACACAAACTGTGGTACTTTTcttctgttctttttattttttagcttaaaGACTACAACATCTGTACACACCCTCCTGTAACCAGCGTATATCATAGACAACATCTGTACACACCCTCCTGTAACcagagtatctcatagacaacatacgtacacactcacctgtaaccagagtatctcatagacaacatacgtacccactcacctgtaaccagagtatctcatagacaacatacgtACCCACTCACCTGTAAGcagagtatctcatagacaacatatgaaCACACTCACCTGTAAGCATAGTATATCATAGACAACATAtgaacacactcacctgtaaccagcttatctcatagacaacatatgaacacactcacctgtaaccagagtatctcatagacaacatacgtacacactcacctgtaaccagcttatctcatagacaacatatgtacacactcacctgtaaccagagtatctcatagacaacatacgtacccactcacctgtaaccagagtatctcatagacaacatatgtacacactcacctgtaaccagagtatctcatagacaacatatgtacacactcacctgtaaccagcgtatctcatagacaacatatgtacCCACTCACCTATAACCAgcatatctcatagacaacatatgaaCACACTTACTTGTAACcagagtatctcatagacaacatctgtacacactcacctgtaaccagagtatctcatagacaacatacgtacccactcacctgtaaccagagtatctcatagacaacatacgtacccactcacctgtaaccagagtatctcatagacaacacaCGTACCCACTCACCTGTAAGcagagtatctcatagacaacatatgaaCACACTCTCCTGTAAGCATAGTATATCATAGACAACATAtgaacacactcacctgtaaccagcttatctcatagacaacatatgaacacactcacctgtaaccagagtatctcatagacaacatatgtacacactcacctgtaaccagagtatctcatagacaacatatgtacacactcacctgtaaccagcgtatctcatagacaacatatgtacacactcacctgtaaccagagtatctcatagacaacatctgtacacacgtacctgtaaccagcgtatatcattaacaacatatgtacacactcaccggTAACCAgcttatctcatagacaacatatgtacaaactcacctgtaaccagagtatttcatagacaacatatgtacccactcacctgtaaccagagtaTCTCATTAACAACaaatgtacacactcacctgtaaccagcgtatctcatagacaacatatgtacacactcacctttaaccagagtatctcatagacaacatttgtacacactcacctgtaaccagcgtatctcattaacaacatatgtacacactcacctgtaaccagcgtatctcattaacaacatatgtacacactcacctgtaaccagcgtatctcatagacaacctACGTTAACACTCCTCCATAAGCCCCaatcttcatccctctgacacaacatacatgcacactcacctgtaatcttaatctctctgacacaacatacatgcacacttacctgtaaccttcatccctctgacacaacatacatgcacacttacctgtaaccttcatccctctgacacaacatacatgcacactcacctgtaaccttcatccctctgacacaacatacatgcacactcacctgtaaccttcatccctctgacacaacatacatgcacactcacctgtaaccttcatccctctgacacaacataagTGCACACTCACCTCTAACCTTCATCCCTcttacacaacatacatgcacactcacctgtaaccttcatccctctgacacaacatacatgcacacttacctgtaaccttcatccctctgacacaacaaacatgcacactcacctgtaaccttcatccctctgacacaacatacatgcacacttacctgtaaccttcatccctctgacacaacatacatgcacacttacctgtaaccttcatccctctgacacaacatacatgcacactcacctgtaatctgcatccttcagacacaacacaagtgcacactcacctgagCTGATACGGTCACTGATTTCATAATCTGGAGCTTTCACCTGAcgcctcacacacagatcttctgttatctcaactttcactatatcagcgttatcttcatctgtacaaataaagaaGATTCACTTTTATATCCTATGATCTAgttttataactttaccataaaagAGTATGTGTATTTCTCAGATAGACACTAGCACCAAATACACAAACTGTGGTACTTTCTTCTGTTCTTTTATTATTTAGCTTAAAGACTACAACATCTGTACACACCCTCCTGTAACcagagtatctcatagacaacatatgtacacacttacctgtaaccagagtatctcatagacaacatatgtacacactcacctgtaaccagcgtatctcatagacaacatatgtacacactcacctgtaaccagagtatctcatagacaacatctgtacacactcacctgtaaccagcgtatctcatagacaacatctgtacacactcacctgtaaccagcgtatctcattaacaacatatgtacacactcacctgtaaccagcgtatctcatagacaacctACGTTAACACTCCTCCATAAGCCCCAAGCCTCAGACACAACACGTGCACTCATCTATAAAATGCTTTCCTTAGACACAACATACATGTACACTTACCTGTAACTTGTGTGCCTCAGACATAACATATTTGTGCACTTACCTGTAACCCATAttactcagacacaacatatgtgtacatcgaactgtaaccttcatccctctgacacaacatacatgcacactcacctgtaaactgcatccctctgacacaacatacatgcacactcacctgtaaccttcatccctctgacacaacatacatgcacacttacctgtaaccttcatccctctgacacaacatacatgcacactcacctgtaaccttcatccctctgacacaacatacatgcacactcacctgtaaccttcatccctcagacacaccacaaatgcacactcacctgtaaccttcattcctctgacacaacatacatgcacactcacctgtaaactgcatccctctgacacaacatacatgcacactcacctgtaaccttcatccctctgacacaacatacatgcacacttacctgtaaccttcatccctctgacacaacatacatgcacactcacctgtaaccttcatccctctgacacaacatacatgcacactcacctgtaaccttcatccctcagacacaccacaaatgcacactcacctgtaaccttcatccctctgacacaacatacatgcacactcacctgtaaccttcattcctctgacacaacatacatgcacactcacctgtaatctgcatccctctgacacaacatacatgcacactcacctgtaaccttcattcctctgacacaacatacatgcacacttacctgtaaccttcatccctctgacacaacatacatgcacactcacctgtaatctgcatccctctgacacaacatacatgcacactcacctgtaaccttcatccctctgacacaacacaaatgcacactcacctgtaaccttcaatccctctgacacaacatacatgcacactcacctgtaaccttcatccctctgacacaacatacatgcacactcacctgtaaccttcattcctctgacacaacatacatgcacacttacctgtaaccttcatccctctgacacaacatacatgcacactcacctgtaaccttcatctcTCTGACAcaacacaaatgcacactcacctgtaaccttcatccctctgacacaacatacatgcacactcacctgtaaccttcatccctctgacacaacatacatgcacactcacctgtaaccttcatccctctgacacaacatacatgcacactcacctgtaaccttcattcctctgacacaacatacatgcacactcacctgtaatctgcatccctctgacacaacatacatgcacactcacctgtaaccttcatccctctgacacaacacaaatgcacactcacctgtaaccttcatccctctgacacaacatacatgcacactcacctgtaatcttcatccctctgacacaacatacatgcacactcacctgtaaccttcatccctctgacacaacacaaatgcacactcacctgtaaccttcatccctctgacacaacatacatacacttacctgtaaccttcatccctctgacacaacatacatgcacactcacctgtaaccttcatccctctgacacaacatacatgcacactcacctgtaaccttcatccctctgacacaacatacatgcacacttacctgtaaccttcaaccccctgacacaacatacatgcacacttacctgtaaccttcatccctctgacataacatacatgcacactcacctataatctgcatccttcagacacaacacaagtgcacactcacctgtaaccttcatccctctgacataacatacatgcacactcacctgtaaccttcatccctctgacacatcatacatgcacactcacctgtaaccttcatccctctgacacaacatacatgcacactcacctgtaaccttcatccctctgacacaacatacatgcacactcacctgtaaccttcatccctctgacacaacatacatgcacactcacctgtaaccttcatccctctgacacaacatacatgcacactcacctgtaaccttcatccctctgacacaacatacatgcacactcacctgtaaccttcattcctctgacacaacatacatgcacactcacctgtaatctgcatccctctgacacaacatacatgcacactcacctgtaaccttcatccctctgacacaacacaaatgcacactcacctgtaaccttcatccctctgacacaacatacatgcacactcacctgtaatcttcatccctctgacacaacatacatgcacactcacctgtaaccttcatccctctgacacaacacaaatgcacactcacctgtaaccttcatccctctgacacaacatacatacacttacctgtaaccttcatccctctgacacaacatacatgcacactcacctgtaaccttcatccctctgacacaacatacatgcacactcacctgtaaccttcatccctctgacacaacatacatgcacacttacctgtaaccttcaaccccctgacacaacatacatgcacacttacctgtaaccttcatccctctgacataacatacatgcacactcacctataatctgcatccttcagacacaacacaagtgcacactcacctgtaaccttcatccctctgacataacatacatgcacactcacctgtaaccttcatccctctgacacatcatacatgcacactcacctgtaaccttcctccctctgacacaacatacatgcacactcacctgtaaccttcatccctctgacacaacatacatgcacactcacctgtaaccttcatccctctgacacaacatacatgcacactcacctgtaaccttcatccctctgacacaacatacatgcacactcacctgtaatctgcatccttcagacacaacacaagtgcacactcacctgggctgaTACGGTCACTGGTTTCATAATCTGGAGCTTCCACCTGAcgcctcacacacagatcttctgttatctcaactttcactatatcagcgttatcttcatctgtacaaataaagaaGATTCAGTTTTATATCCTATGATCTAgttttataactttaccataaaagAGTTTGTGTATTTCTCAGATAGACAATAGCACCAAATACACACATTGTGGTACTTTCTtctgttcttttaattttttttagcttaAAGACTTACTGTATATTGTTTATTTGCCATGTCCAGAAAAATATATTGTCCAACAAATAAAGAAAAGATAATTGAGATTAATACCAGTTAACTCACTTCTTCACACTGGAGGTGGTGACACAGTAATGAGCTACTAGCGAGGTATCCGGCTTTGTGTTATCATAAGGTGGTTAGACAGAACCCCAGAGTTTGTGAGGTGTAACTTTTTAAATAGTATAATCATGAGCTacacactaacctgtgtctgctgtgtaaccatctgataaatataacttatttacatgagacaaaatgatataaacctgagctactcactaacctgtgtctgctgagtaaccatctgataaatataactgttatttacatgagacaaaatgatataaacatgagctactcactaacctgtgtctgctgtgtaaccatctgagaaatataacttatttacatgagacaaaatgatataaacctgagctactcactaacctgtgtctgctgagtaaccatctgataaatataactgttatttacatgagacaaaatgatataaacctgagctactcactaacatgtgtctgctatgtaaccatctgataaatataactgttatttacatgagacaaaattatataaacctgagttactcactaacctgtgtctgctgtgtaaccatctgataaatataactgttatttacatgacacacaatgatataaacctgagctactcactaacctgtgtctgctgtgtgacCATCTgagaaatataactgttatttacatgacacaaaatgatataaacctgagctactcactaacctgtgtctgctgtgtaaccatctgataaatataactgttatttacatgacacaaaatgatataaacctgagctactcactaacctgtgtctgctgtgtaaccatctgataaatataactgttatttacatgagacaaaatgatataaacctgagctactcactaacctgtgtctgctgtgtaaccatctgataaatataactgttatttacatgacacaaaatgatataaacctgagctactcactaatctgtgtctgctgtgtaaccatctgataaatataactgttatttacatgagacaaaatgatataaacctgagctactcactaacctgtgtctgctgtgtaaccatctgataaatataacagttatttacatgacacacaatgatataaacctgagctactcactaacctgtgtctgctgtgtaaccatctgataaatataactgttatttacatgacacaaaatgatataaacctgagctactcactaacatgtgtctgctatgtaaccatctgataaatataactgttatttacatgacacaaaatgctataaacctgagctactcactaacctgtgtctgctgtgtaaccatctgataaatataactgttatttacatgagacaaaatgatataaacctgagctactcactaacctgtgtctgttgtgtaaccatctgataaatataactgttatgtacatgagacaaaatgatataaacctgagtttctcactaacctgtgtctgctgtgtaaccatctgataaatataactgttatttacatgacacaaaatgatataaacctgagctactcactaacctgtgtctgctgtgtaaccatctgataaatataactgttatttacatgacacacaatgatataaacctgagctactcactaacctgtgtctgctgtgtaaccatctgataaatataactgttatttacatgagacaaaatgatataaacctgagttactcactaacctgtgtctgctgtgtaaccatctgataaatataacagttatttacatgacacacaatgatataaacctgagctactcactaacctgtgtctgctgtgtaaccatctgataaatataacttatttacatgagacaaaatgtcaCCATCACATCATCTTCCCTTTACTTAATCAGTGCTAATCACCTGTAGCCGTATTTATAGGAACTTtatcctcctcagtcttcacctgatcacACACATTCGGTTCTCCTCCGTGCTCAACTGCTGAACCATCTGTAGGCGTCACATCAGTacggcctgtacagtgagaatatacatgtgtgtgtaagtaGTTTGTACCCtacatccctcagacacaacatttgTACACACTAACCACATGTACCTTACACATACTCACTTGCCTGTAACCTGTGTActtcacacacacaacatacatgtacaCTTACCTGTAATTCTCATGCATCagaaacacacatgcatatacgcatgtaacatatgtacacactcacatgAAACAGGTGTAAATCAGacacaacacatatgcacactccCTGTAACCCAAGTATCATAGATACAACACGAGACAAAATGAAGCCATCATAGACTTTTTCAGTTACTTAATATGCACTAATCACCTGTAGCTGTATTTATAGCtacttcatcctcctcagtcttcacctgatcaTGTACATACGGCTCTCCTCTGTGTTCAACCGCTGAGCCATCTGTAGATGTCACATCAGTacggcctgtacagtgagaatatttgttaaatataaaaCTTACATCAAGTTACTATTTACAAAATTAGCAACAATTTACATTACAAAGCACTTtctgcacatttatataaacacGACAATCTCATCTGATCTCTGTTATATGTCACTTGCTTGTAGTCAGTGTCACATTATGCATAGCTCTGTTAGCTTCTGCTAGTCTGTCATTTTCAATTACAATTTTTACCTTCATATATCAGGGCCTGACAAGTTTAAAATTATAGCAGCCAAATATATAGTAGccagaaatgtttttatttcttattgtGTGTagaagataaaaatgaaatataatataaaaaatattatttattagctTCAGCATTAATATTaaagcatatgtatatataggaAAGAGAGTACAACAAAATTGTAGATGTGTGGTTCTGAGCTTTGCAAATCTCTGTACAAGAACAGAGCAAGGCATTATCCAGAGCACATTTTGTAAGGAGAGTCTAGCACCGTGGCACCTGGGTTACTTGAGCTATGCTCTACCCTTAGTACAGGGGACAATGCATTAGCTAACGTACACATCTATATCATGTTATGTTACAATCtcctcaatgtgtttaatgtctttAAAAGGAGACTAAACACCTATTGCTTTTGTGTAAAGTTGTGCTTTGTCCCACGGTCCCTAGAGAGGCTAAACAGCAAATTGCTGCAAATCAGACAGCTGGTTTAGGTGATTTGcatgttacagattttgctttttgacctctctagggagAGTAGAACAAACACAATCTTTACACAAACACAAGAGatatataatgtccttttaaatgacaTGATAAGTGGCAACATAAATAATGACAGTGTATTGTAAAGCTTATGTACTGCACATAATGTTCCTTTGACCATTCTTTATAAACTAACATGTTTATCTGCCTCTATTTCCTGTGATTTTACTTTTTATTGTGATCAGATAATTTATGAGAATTTTCCGGCCAACCTGTGACACTGCAGCAGTGTGATTTATTCTAAATACAGAGACTGATAATGAGTGTGCACGTGGTGCTGAGAGTGTACATGTGGTGCTGAGTTCATTATTAACAAGACTAATAAACCAGCTTAATATAAGCTGCTGTTCAGTAGTAAAGGCTGTAAAGCGACAGCACACTACtgattgttatgtccctttaagacaatcagATTACTGAGGTTTCTGGTTCGTTATTGTAAATATCCAATTCtgatgacaaaaccaggtgacatgcacgtgacgtcctgcttacctccgTGTGTATCAGGAAGCTCTGAGGTTTGGTTCTCGgtcttgtcagacattgtcttgttcagcaACTGAATTTGTCAGATATAATTATAATGTTTCTGCTTTACTGGCAAACGCAGTGATCTGTATTGTATGTGATCTTCACAGTAACAGGAGcctaaacacagagagagagagagagggtttttAGTACATTTCATTGTCATAGGGGAAATTATGAATTATGGGTGAGCAACACCCATATCTGAGTTTTTTTTTGTGAGTTACCCGCACAAGttatactgtttttttgttttgtttgtttttttaaaagcaaaccAAACAGTTGTACAACATAATTTTAGTTTACAGAAATACCCTAATATTAAAAGTCATCATATTAAATACAATTTCCATAACAtacatattatagagaggttccatttgcctcacatacacatacagctcCATTCCCTGTatcttatatagagatatataatatattttagagAGGATACCTCTACATATTAGATAAAGGATCCatgttactcacacacacacagcccttcccTAGAACCTTATACTAAGACATAACATATAGAGAGTTACAatctgttacatacacacacagcactgtatacacacagagatataaaacaatagagaggtaccatcttaCACACACCACCTTATAGACAGAAATATAATACTATAGAAAGGTACCATCTGTTACACATACAGTCTTTTGTACatagacatataacactacagataaaGTACCATCTAACTTTAGTTTACATAAATATATCATACCAAATGCAAAAAAAGTTAGATTTTGTATCATTTTCTATAACATACATATTGTATTGCATAGAGGTTTCCTCTGCCTAACACACACAGCTCCCTTCCTAgtaccctatatacatatatacagcgaatatctctgtctcacacacatatagCCTCTCCggtaccttatacacagatatataagattatagagaggttccctttgtctcgcACAGATAGACACCCTTTAGTGCCGTCCGACAAGAAGAGCGTGCTGTGCAGAGACTTTTATTGCCATTCTCCACAATCGCCAAGTTGCAGTGCGGTGTGTAACAGTATGTTATGTTCTAGTCTAAGTTACTATTAAtaatatatggagaaaaaaaacttaGTAGGAGAATAAAACTCTGCGGTCACATTAGAGAATGTGATCGCAGAGTTTTATTCCCCTACTAAGTTTTCTTTTCTCCATATATTATTAGTCTATACTATCAGACTACAATGGGATGAATAggcaattttgttaatttattctaGCTCAATACCTATCATTTTCTGTGGGAAGTGttgcttttcaaaaaatgatagaaGATTGGCCAAAGAGAAGGCTTACCTCCCATGTGCTCCTGCTAAACTGCATAACTTCATACTTCCTTGTTTAGCAAAGGCACAGGAGAACGTCAGGCACTATACTACAATAATTAAAACACAATTAATTGTAACCTATCAATAA
This window encodes:
- the LOC128644397 gene encoding uncharacterized protein LOC128644397, encoding MSDKTENQTSELPDTHGGRTDVTSTDGSAVEHRGEPYVHDQVKTEEDEVAINTATGRTDVTPTDGSAVEHGGEPNVCDQVKTEEDKVPINTATDEDNADIVKVEITEDLCVRRQVEAPDYETSDRISPDEDNADIVKVEITEDLCVRRQVKAPDYEISDRISSDEDNADIVKVEITEDLCVRRQVKAPDYETSDRISSGECALVLCLKDADYR